A single genomic interval of Candidatus Zixiibacteriota bacterium harbors:
- a CDS encoding radical SAM protein, with translation LARRYSRAPRYPQIAAAALKEMFRQKGSNFWLDDNGVAESGLIIRHLVLPGAVENSKAVLRFLAEELSPAVHISLMSQYWPTPAVRNHPQLGRLVTREEYEEVLAEFSRLGFYRGWVQDLDSPDHYRPQFSQDLHFGDPHD, from the coding sequence CCCTCGCCCGCCGCTACTCCCGGGCGCCGCGCTATCCGCAGATCGCCGCTGCCGCTCTCAAGGAGATGTTCCGTCAGAAGGGAAGTAACTTTTGGCTCGACGACAATGGTGTCGCCGAGTCGGGACTCATCATTCGCCATCTGGTTCTGCCCGGTGCCGTCGAGAATAGCAAAGCTGTTCTGCGCTTCCTCGCCGAAGAGCTTTCGCCGGCGGTGCACATCTCGCTGATGTCGCAATATTGGCCCACTCCGGCCGTGCGCAATCATCCACAACTTGGCCGTCTTGTCACTCGCGAAGAGTACGAAGAAGTCCTCGCCGAATTCTCCCGGCTCGGCTTCTACCGCGGTTGGGTGCAAGACCTCGACAGCCCCGACCACTACCGCCCGCAGTTCTCGCAAGATCTCCATTTCGGCGATCCACACGACTGA